The region AACAGCCTCCTGATGTCACGCACACATGTACTCTTAGAAAACAGCTTCCCCTCTGCATGGGAAAGTGGCTTCTTAGGTCTGTAGGAACTCAGGCTGTACTCGGGCCACCTTCCGGAATTCCTTGGTGTGGGTCTTCGGGCACTGCATCTCACACCAGCTGATGGGGACCATCTGGACACCTGCAAGGGAAAAGGTGGTGTAGGAGCTGGGACCCCAGATACTTGCTCGAGACATTTCTCTTTTTAGGTGGGTGTGAACTGATGTCACCAAGCTGCCTAGTGAACCTCTCACCTCATACAGAAAAAAGCCTTGCTTGTTCCACTGACTTATGGAGTAAGTGGCTCTTTTCCTTAGATTATATAAGGAGAATCATTCTAATCCCGGTAGTCAGTATCTACACTCACATTGCTTCTAAGATAATTAAAAAACGAGGGAAAACAGTGGACTAATCCCAAACCCTAGCTCCCAGGAAAAGGTAAGCGTGTGGAAGCATGGACAAACTCACCGGATTCGCTGTGGGCCACCACCACTCCCAGCTCATTTTCCGCGGTGGTTAGCAGGTAGTTGGACTGTGCATCACCTAGGGAGATCTAGTCACATCACGTTGgtaaaggaaaacaaagactTATACGTCTTCCCTCTCATAGCTACTTAGTGGTTTCTCtacttccatttcttcctttgaCAAAGGACCACAAGTCTGCAGGGAATaaaggataccactttggccAAGACGATGTCCCCTGGGCGGAAACTCTTATAAATTTCAACCTGTACAGAAAGGAGTGTTAAGTAAAAGCTCCGATCAGGTCTATAATGAAACTATTAACCCCACTGGGTAGAGCTAGTTTACTTCTAACTCCAGAGGGTAGAACCCCAGTGGTAGATCTACCATTACTCAAGTAGATCAACAACTTTTATTGCTTCTGTGGCATCATCACATAAATGAAAGATCTGAACTCAGTAACCTGATCAGGAATCTGACTTAGACAAAAGGTACTATGGCTGCTCTGAAAGGGTCCAGAATAAGTCTGAGAGAACAGCCATGAATAAATACCTGGCTTCAAAGACAAAGCGTAAACTAGCTCCTCTCTGgtcaacaaaaagaagaaaaatcctaCGAAGAGGAAAGGAATAGTGAGGTGAGTTCCACATCTTCCAGTAGAGAACACCTTAAAATTCCTTGGACTCCACATTCCCACAGACTTTTGAAATTCACTGGAATAATCTAAAAAGACTGAGATTCCTAAAGCCACGAAGAAAAATAAGAACCAACCAACAACCTTGTCTTTTTCAGTAGCTCGGACGTCTTCTTtgctataaagaaaagaaataacagaaagatTAATTATCTGTGAGAAAGAATTATCCTGCAGACTCCTAGCAGACAAAGAGCTATAAGAGCAAAGAGGACAAGTCCTGATCAGGACCCTGCTGCCACCCAGAGGAGCAAGTGGAGAAATGTTTCCTGTCCTTAACCCCGAGGGAACAATCAGTTCCCATTCTTGGATCAAACAGAACAGGATTATCAATATCTCCCACTAGAGCAAAGTGGATCCAATTTGGCAGAGAAGGATAAGGAACTCTGCTGCCTTAGGAGAGCTTGAATGGCAGCATCACAGAACCACACAGAATCCTGAGGGTGGAAAGAGCCTCATATGTTAAATTATCTAGCTTATAAGAACTGTCTGTCCCTTCTCAAAGAACCCATAGTGGGGAAAAATACCACTTCACCCACTACCCTTTTTATTATCTTATAATGCTTGGGTTAATCGATattaaacacaagaaaaaaaggtACTTCCTAAAATGCCTTCTTTACTTTGGTATGAATCATACCCACAATGCACCTCCAGCTTAttcaattcttttttgtt is a window of Bos taurus isolate L1 Dominette 01449 registration number 42190680 breed Hereford chromosome 26, ARS-UCD2.0, whole genome shotgun sequence DNA encoding:
- the EXOSC1 gene encoding exosome complex component CSL4 isoform X1; the encoded protein is MAPPVRYCIPGERLCNLEEGSPGSGTYTRHGYIFSSLAGCLTKTSENGAVSSINSRFAKVHILYVGSTPLKNSFRGTIRKEDVRATEKDKVEIYKSFRPGDIVLAKVISLGDAQSNYLLTTAENELGVVVAHSESGVQMVPISWCEMQCPKTHTKEFRKVARVQPEFLQT
- the EXOSC1 gene encoding exosome complex component CSL4 isoform X2, with protein sequence MWGPHHLRTLFEEPSAKKTSELLKKTRLLVEIYKSFRPGDIVLAKVISLGDAQSNYLLTTAENELGVVVAHSESGVQMVPISWCEMQCPKTHTKEFRKVARVQPEFLQT